A part of Methanohalobium evestigatum Z-7303 genomic DNA contains:
- a CDS encoding daunorubicin resistance protein DrrA family ABC transporter ATP-binding protein yields MGAIEVENLKKKYHKFTAVDGISFSVEEGEIFAFLGPNGAGKTTSLKILTTILHPTSGNIRVNGYDVLHKKNDVRKSIGVIFQDNSLDDKLTAYENMEYHAVLYKVPKEEIRERVDKLLGNVELLDRKNDLIKTFSGGMKRRIEIARGLIHTPKVLFLDEPTLGLDAHTRAFLWEYIRDLKENSNLTVFLTTHNLDEAEKIADRIAIIDKGQIQTIGTFEQIKKMTGTNTLEQAFLKLTGHEIRN; encoded by the coding sequence GTGGGTGCCATAGAAGTTGAAAATCTAAAGAAGAAGTACCACAAATTCACAGCAGTTGATGGTATATCATTCAGTGTCGAGGAAGGGGAAATTTTTGCATTTCTGGGTCCTAATGGTGCCGGTAAAACAACTTCGCTTAAAATCCTAACAACAATACTCCATCCAACATCCGGTAATATAAGAGTTAACGGATATGATGTCCTTCATAAGAAGAACGATGTCAGGAAGTCAATCGGTGTAATTTTTCAGGACAACAGTCTGGATGATAAATTAACTGCATATGAAAATATGGAATACCATGCTGTTCTCTACAAGGTGCCAAAGGAAGAGATTAGAGAACGGGTGGACAAACTCCTTGGTAATGTTGAATTGCTGGATAGGAAAAACGACCTGATTAAAACATTTTCGGGGGGTATGAAACGCAGAATTGAAATTGCAAGAGGACTTATCCATACCCCTAAAGTACTGTTTCTCGATGAACCCACTCTGGGTCTGGATGCACACACTAGAGCTTTTTTGTGGGAATATATAAGGGATCTTAAGGAAAACAGCAACCTTACCGTATTTCTAACAACACATAATCTGGATGAAGCTGAAAAAATAGCAGACCGTATAGCTATAATCGATAAAGGTCAAATTCAGACAATCGGAACTTTTGAACAGATAAAGAAAATGACAGGAACCAATACCCTTGAACAGGCGTTCTTGAAATTGACAGGACATGAAATCCGAAATTAA
- a CDS encoding ABC transporter permease, translated as MIESIRIMWIRQIKEYWRSKPRLIASIVQPTIFLMALGFGLGPVFKQAGGLDYVQFLTPGILGMAILFGSVFNGVSLLWDKQFGFLKETLVAPVPRITLLIGRSIGGATTAVFQGIVLLAVSYFIGFRMDSLLHIPLVILFMFLIAFLFSLLGISMGAKLDDPEAFPLIINLVIIPIFFLSGALFPINNLPSTVTTIAKLNPLSYGVDGLRGTMIGSSDFGIATDVGILLVVTFVLLIISSYLFERLET; from the coding sequence ATGATTGAATCGATACGCATCATGTGGATAAGACAGATAAAAGAATACTGGAGGTCAAAACCAAGGCTAATAGCTTCAATTGTTCAACCTACCATATTCCTTATGGCACTTGGATTTGGTCTTGGTCCAGTATTTAAACAGGCAGGTGGGTTAGATTACGTGCAGTTCCTTACACCTGGTATTCTCGGGATGGCAATTTTGTTCGGGTCGGTATTTAACGGTGTGTCTCTTCTATGGGACAAACAGTTCGGTTTTTTAAAGGAGACCCTTGTAGCCCCAGTTCCTCGTATAACATTGTTGATAGGACGCTCCATAGGAGGAGCTACAACTGCCGTGTTTCAGGGTATCGTATTGTTGGCGGTAAGTTATTTCATAGGATTTAGAATGGATAGTCTTTTGCATATACCATTGGTAATTCTGTTCATGTTTTTGATTGCATTTTTGTTTTCACTACTTGGAATTTCAATGGGTGCAAAACTGGATGACCCTGAAGCTTTCCCCTTAATAATCAATCTTGTAATAATACCGATTTTTTTCCTCTCAGGAGCACTATTTCCTATAAATAATCTTCCTAGTACCGTTACTACAATAGCAAAACTCAATCCATTATCTTATGGTGTCGATGGTTTACGGGGCACTATGATAGGTAGCTCTGATTTTGGAATAGCTACTGATGTGGGTATATTACTGGTTGTTACGTTTGTACTTTTGATTATAAGTAGCTATCTTTTTGAAAGACTGGAAACCTGA